In the genome of uncultured Pseudodesulfovibrio sp., one region contains:
- a CDS encoding sigma-54 dependent transcriptional regulator: MTDTQRMHVLVVDDQTDFAKGLGRLIQGEFDGVDVHVAESGEQALDRLDDTPVSVMITDLQMPGMDGLTLLREALDRSPSLSAVMLTAHGTIETAVDALKAGAYDFLTKPIEPEAVFRVVANGLERSRLLDENRQLRDQLERHKDRLIGESPVMQRLKQSLQAVAQTDYNVLILGESGTGKELAAAMVRELSPRADKPFVTLNCTAIPENLLESELFGHVKGAFSGAEQNRDGLFVKAHTGTILLDEIGDIPLETQAKLLRVLQEGEIRPVGSDVSRRVDVRIIASTNQDLTARIADRTFREDLYHRLNVLTLTMPPLRERQGDIPLLARYFLLKACAELGLPDKDISPTTLAGLAGRPWPGNIRELQNAMRKLAVFGDAPLSRDQSGNACLAPRGQDGKLPPFKEAKGLVLDSFTLDYVREAMTLAKGNVSRAARLSGLSRVAMQNMLSRYGLSADVFK; encoded by the coding sequence ATGACCGACACGCAACGCATGCACGTACTGGTGGTCGACGACCAGACCGATTTCGCTAAAGGGCTTGGAAGATTGATCCAGGGCGAATTCGACGGTGTGGACGTCCATGTGGCCGAATCGGGGGAACAGGCTTTGGACCGGCTCGACGACACCCCGGTCAGCGTGATGATTACCGACCTGCAGATGCCGGGCATGGACGGCCTGACCCTGCTCCGTGAGGCCCTGGACCGCTCTCCGTCCTTGTCGGCGGTGATGCTGACCGCCCACGGCACCATCGAGACCGCTGTGGACGCGCTCAAGGCCGGGGCCTATGACTTTCTGACCAAGCCCATCGAACCGGAAGCCGTCTTCCGGGTGGTGGCCAACGGGCTGGAACGCAGCCGCCTGCTCGACGAGAACCGGCAGCTCCGCGACCAACTGGAGCGCCACAAGGACCGGCTTATCGGTGAAAGCCCGGTCATGCAGCGCCTGAAACAGTCTCTCCAGGCCGTGGCCCAGACCGATTACAACGTGCTCATCCTAGGTGAATCCGGCACCGGCAAGGAACTGGCCGCGGCCATGGTCCGGGAGCTCAGCCCTCGCGCGGACAAGCCGTTCGTCACCCTGAACTGCACGGCCATTCCCGAAAACCTGCTGGAAAGCGAGCTGTTCGGTCACGTAAAGGGCGCGTTCAGCGGCGCGGAGCAGAACCGGGACGGGCTGTTCGTCAAGGCACACACGGGCACTATCCTGCTGGACGAGATCGGCGACATCCCATTGGAAACACAGGCCAAGCTACTGCGCGTCCTGCAAGAGGGGGAGATCCGCCCGGTGGGCTCGGACGTATCGCGCCGCGTGGACGTGCGCATCATCGCCTCCACCAACCAGGACCTGACCGCGCGCATCGCGGACAGAACCTTCCGCGAGGATCTGTACCACCGGCTCAACGTGCTCACCCTGACCATGCCTCCGCTCAGGGAGCGCCAGGGAGACATCCCGCTCCTGGCCCGCTACTTCCTGCTCAAGGCGTGCGCCGAGCTCGGCCTGCCGGACAAAGACATTTCCCCCACCACCCTGGCGGGCCTCGCTGGCAGGCCGTGGCCGGGCAACATCCGCGAATTGCAGAACGCCATGCGCAAGCTCGCCGTCTTCGGCGACGCCCCCCTTTCGCGCGACCAATCCGGCAATGCCTGCCTCGCCCCCCGGGGACAGGACGGAAAACTGCCGCCGTTCAAGGAGGCCAAGGGGCTGGTTCTGGACTCCTTCACCCTGGACTACGTCCGCGAAGCCATGACCCTGGCCAAGGGCAACGTTTCCCGTGCAGCCCGGCTGTCCGGCCTGTCGCGCGTGGCGATGCAGAACATGCTGAGCCGCTACGGCCTCTCGGCGGACGTCTTCAAATAG
- a CDS encoding DUF3365 domain-containing protein: MKLPRPYSLQSKFLIGLIMTSVAIGGLLLAGFSYHMRQVLEREVEDKAAMVLAQVDSVQQYVRQILRPRMYDVLDDTFIIEAMSSSFITRNIMDGVAEHSPTRHLYRRVAIGARNPKFEANRRERDLVDYFRAHPDKKVWQGFTDIDGIEHFVMARPVVFAKSCLHCHGKAEDAPEQVLALYGDRGFGHTENSIGGVDSVGLPVSASVAHMQDTIMSYLAVFAIAALIYLGATNIIFKRIVANNVRLLTASFRRNFSDDKGVELVRELEKGDEIGQMISGIEKLGDYLYETREQLQRYTNDLEVMVEERTEKLAEQAEARSADVHLFVRLLAGSSRSGSRHELWEATLPHIVKRFGLERAVYVCTFYSRRHYSWPHSDVPPALPDNWVRLLTDSIPHIEEDRAFIPVESSVGNAEGLLCLYHKPGHVFAEQDAEVLQALGRQLGIAADNIMALDSIIRNNANMHAIFEGITEPLLLVDESGNPVVVNEAARRLGLDLSDGVVQDGNIISLLCANVSGDNDCDISKSLNLNEVISREVSLPNGRSFALSIYPVAESGGARSSQAAVYVHETTQQKRMLAHMTQAEKLATVGKLASGLAHEINNPLGVILCYAKLLKKGLPEGQSGDDIDIIVKHTRQAQTVLKNLLSFARPKVDNDGTVSLPEIIDSLVKVFRVQAENQHATLSAEAVGEIPPVPVDNQALEHIMANLIINALDAVPGENGRVDIRTAYDELAEEVVVTVCDNGPGIAEKDHKFIFDPFYTTKEVNKGSGLGLSIVFGFMSDLGGSVMADNQKTGGARFILRFPMVRTEEI; this comes from the coding sequence ATGAAACTTCCCAGACCGTACTCACTGCAAAGCAAATTCCTGATAGGCCTGATCATGACCTCCGTCGCCATCGGCGGACTGCTCCTGGCCGGTTTCTCGTACCACATGCGCCAGGTGCTCGAACGCGAGGTCGAGGACAAGGCCGCCATGGTCCTGGCACAGGTGGATTCGGTCCAGCAATACGTCCGCCAGATCCTCCGGCCGCGCATGTACGACGTCCTCGACGACACCTTCATCATCGAGGCCATGTCCTCGTCCTTCATCACCCGCAACATCATGGACGGCGTGGCCGAGCACAGCCCCACACGACACCTCTACCGGCGGGTGGCCATCGGCGCGCGCAACCCGAAATTCGAGGCCAACCGGCGGGAACGAGATCTGGTGGACTATTTCCGCGCCCACCCAGACAAGAAGGTCTGGCAGGGATTCACCGACATAGACGGCATCGAGCATTTCGTCATGGCCCGTCCCGTTGTCTTCGCCAAGAGCTGCCTGCACTGCCACGGCAAGGCCGAAGACGCTCCGGAGCAGGTGCTCGCCCTATACGGCGACCGGGGGTTCGGCCACACCGAGAACAGCATCGGAGGCGTGGACTCCGTCGGACTCCCCGTCTCCGCGTCGGTGGCTCACATGCAGGATACGATCATGAGCTACCTGGCGGTCTTCGCCATTGCGGCGCTCATCTATCTGGGAGCCACGAACATCATCTTCAAACGCATCGTGGCCAACAACGTCCGCCTGCTGACCGCCAGCTTCCGGCGCAACTTCAGCGACGACAAGGGCGTGGAGCTGGTGCGGGAGCTGGAAAAGGGCGACGAGATCGGCCAGATGATCTCCGGCATCGAGAAGCTCGGCGACTACCTCTATGAGACCCGCGAGCAGTTGCAGCGCTACACCAACGATCTGGAGGTCATGGTCGAGGAACGAACGGAGAAGCTGGCCGAGCAGGCCGAGGCGCGTTCGGCCGACGTGCACCTGTTCGTCCGCCTGCTGGCCGGGTCGAGCAGGAGCGGCTCCCGGCACGAACTGTGGGAGGCCACCCTGCCGCACATCGTCAAGCGGTTCGGCCTGGAGCGGGCGGTCTACGTATGCACCTTCTATTCAAGGCGCCACTATTCCTGGCCGCACTCGGACGTACCCCCCGCCCTGCCGGACAACTGGGTCAGACTGCTCACGGACTCCATCCCGCACATCGAGGAGGACCGCGCCTTCATCCCGGTGGAATCCTCGGTGGGCAACGCCGAAGGACTGCTTTGCCTGTACCACAAGCCCGGCCACGTCTTCGCCGAACAGGACGCGGAAGTCCTCCAGGCTCTGGGCCGTCAGTTGGGCATCGCCGCGGACAACATCATGGCCCTGGACTCCATCATCCGGAACAACGCCAACATGCACGCCATCTTCGAAGGCATCACCGAGCCGTTGCTGCTGGTGGACGAATCAGGCAACCCCGTGGTGGTCAACGAGGCAGCCCGCAGGCTCGGCCTGGACCTGTCCGATGGAGTGGTCCAGGACGGCAACATAATCAGCCTGCTCTGCGCGAACGTAAGCGGTGACAACGACTGCGACATTTCCAAGTCCCTCAACCTGAACGAAGTCATCTCCCGAGAGGTCTCCCTGCCAAATGGACGCTCCTTCGCCCTGAGCATCTATCCGGTGGCCGAGTCCGGGGGCGCGCGCAGCAGCCAGGCGGCGGTCTACGTCCATGAGACCACGCAGCAGAAAAGGATGCTCGCGCACATGACCCAGGCCGAAAAACTGGCCACGGTGGGCAAGCTCGCTTCGGGCCTGGCGCACGAGATCAACAATCCGCTAGGCGTTATCCTGTGCTACGCCAAACTCCTCAAGAAAGGGCTGCCCGAAGGCCAGTCCGGCGATGACATCGACATCATCGTCAAGCACACCCGGCAGGCGCAGACGGTGCTCAAGAACCTGCTCAGCTTCGCCCGCCCCAAGGTGGACAACGACGGGACCGTGTCCCTGCCCGAGATCATCGATTCGCTGGTGAAAGTCTTCCGGGTGCAGGCGGAGAACCAGCACGCGACCCTGTCGGCCGAAGCCGTCGGGGAGATCCCCCCGGTTCCGGTGGACAATCAGGCTCTGGAACATATCATGGCCAACCTGATCATCAACGCCCTGGACGCCGTGCCGGGAGAAAACGGCAGGGTCGACATCCGCACTGCCTACGACGAACTGGCCGAAGAAGTGGTGGTCACGGTCTGCGACAACGGGCCGGGCATCGCCGAGAAGGACCACAAGTTCATCTTCGACCCCTTCTACACCACCAAGGAAGTAAACAAGGGGTCAGGCCTGGGCCTGTCCATCGTCTTCGGCTTCATGAGCGACCTGGGGGGAAGCGTCATGGCGGACAACCAGAAAACCGGCGGAGCGCGGTTCATCCTGCGCTTCCCCATGGTCAGGACGGAAGAGATATGA
- a CDS encoding putative sulfate exporter family transporter, translated as MAEQVAEKNSEVVVDEAKSSWSDLWKKEDYWAIWLGFVILIVGAFIYFNHQPAGMEEKFAEANAVMAAEAQRAPFKTVAWYEAQTAKERIKAKSQPIGKSIANLMAHPKSWSTNPLNAFMQTQAQADAKNAKGMPKYEAAKAAAAEGKGAALAAQTKAEAAGFQNAGLNADASNAIEHWLKLRSKESSAKKKISNKPYNLFPGLIGLFVAFGIIFAIGMHFIDGSSTKFLKGFILVFAVAVLSYVMSGQATMKQYGIGYAAWAIAIGLIISNTIGTPEWAKKALQVEFFIKTGLVLLGAEVLFNKIVAIGIPGIFVAWVVTPVVLISTFIFGQKVIKMPSKTLNMTISADMSVCGTSAAIAAAAACKAKKEELTLAIGLSLVFTSIMMVVMPAIIKATGMPYILGGAWMGGTIDATGAVAAAGAFLSEKALYVAATIKMIQNVLIGVTAFGIAIYWCTKVECVEGQKVGAMEIWHRFPKFVLGFLVASVVFSIAYSSLGSDAGFTMIDQGVLRGFSRLFRGWFFCLSFAAIGLATNFRELKHYFKGGKPLILYVCGQSLNLCLTLAMAYLMFYVVFPDITSKI; from the coding sequence ATGGCTGAACAAGTTGCTGAGAAGAACTCCGAAGTCGTCGTAGATGAGGCGAAGTCTTCGTGGTCCGATCTCTGGAAAAAAGAGGATTACTGGGCCATCTGGCTCGGATTCGTCATCCTCATTGTCGGGGCTTTCATCTATTTCAACCATCAGCCCGCGGGCATGGAGGAGAAGTTCGCCGAAGCCAACGCCGTAATGGCCGCCGAGGCGCAACGCGCTCCGTTCAAGACCGTGGCCTGGTACGAGGCCCAGACGGCCAAGGAAAGAATCAAGGCCAAGAGCCAGCCCATCGGCAAGAGCATCGCGAACCTGATGGCCCATCCCAAATCCTGGTCCACCAACCCGCTCAACGCCTTCATGCAGACCCAGGCCCAGGCCGACGCCAAGAACGCCAAGGGCATGCCCAAGTATGAGGCGGCCAAGGCGGCTGCGGCCGAGGGCAAGGGCGCTGCGCTGGCCGCCCAGACCAAGGCTGAGGCGGCGGGCTTCCAGAATGCCGGGCTGAACGCCGATGCGTCCAACGCCATCGAGCACTGGCTGAAACTGCGCTCCAAGGAGTCCTCGGCCAAGAAGAAGATATCCAACAAGCCGTACAACCTCTTCCCGGGGCTGATCGGCCTGTTCGTCGCCTTCGGCATCATCTTCGCCATCGGCATGCACTTCATCGACGGAAGCAGCACCAAGTTCCTCAAGGGCTTCATCCTGGTCTTTGCCGTGGCGGTGCTCTCCTACGTCATGTCCGGCCAGGCGACCATGAAGCAATACGGCATAGGCTACGCGGCCTGGGCCATCGCCATCGGCCTGATCATCTCCAACACCATCGGCACGCCCGAGTGGGCCAAGAAGGCGCTGCAGGTCGAATTCTTCATCAAGACCGGCCTGGTGCTCCTGGGCGCCGAGGTGCTCTTCAACAAGATCGTGGCCATCGGTATCCCCGGCATCTTCGTGGCCTGGGTGGTCACCCCGGTGGTGCTCATCTCCACCTTCATCTTCGGCCAGAAGGTCATCAAGATGCCCTCCAAGACCCTGAACATGACCATCTCCGCCGACATGTCCGTGTGCGGCACCTCGGCCGCCATCGCCGCCGCCGCGGCGTGCAAGGCCAAGAAGGAGGAACTGACCCTGGCCATCGGCCTGTCCCTGGTCTTCACCTCCATCATGATGGTGGTCATGCCAGCGATCATCAAGGCCACGGGCATGCCCTACATCCTGGGCGGCGCCTGGATGGGCGGCACCATCGACGCCACCGGCGCGGTGGCCGCTGCCGGCGCGTTCCTGTCCGAAAAGGCTCTGTATGTGGCCGCGACCATCAAGATGATCCAGAACGTGCTCATCGGCGTGACCGCCTTCGGCATCGCCATCTACTGGTGCACCAAGGTGGAATGCGTCGAGGGTCAGAAGGTCGGGGCCATGGAAATCTGGCACCGCTTCCCCAAGTTCGTGCTCGGCTTCCTGGTGGCTTCGGTGGTCTTCTCCATCGCCTACTCGTCCCTGGGTTCGGACGCGGGCTTCACCATGATCGACCAGGGCGTGCTGCGCGGCTTCTCCCGCCTGTTCCGCGGCTGGTTCTTCTGCCTGTCCTTCGCGGCCATCGGCCTGGCCACCAACTTCCGGGAACTGAAGCACTACTTCAAGGGCGGCAAGCCGCTTATCCTGTACGTCTGCGGCCAGTCCCTGAACCTGTGCCTGACCCTGGCCATGGCCTACCTGATGTTCTACGTGGTCTTCCCCGACATCACGTCCAAGATCTAA
- a CDS encoding molybdopterin-dependent oxidoreductase produces MKEENLLSRRVFLAVAAGTVVSIGLPGVFATVGAARQQELVEALRPDGRLRVPPGQTAIEHIEDMGGKPGSPQPEDFKLRVHGEVEQPFTLDYEGLMAFAQQDFTCDVHCVTGWSLLDSTWRGVPMAAVLNQARPSSDAKFLVIEAAHGYTTSIPIAEAMKSNVFLAHTLFGSPLPGPNGGPVRAVVPDRYFYKSAKWVQGLKIVSKDEPGFWETRGYSNSADPWKEERYSRSS; encoded by the coding sequence ATGAAGGAAGAGAACCTGTTATCCAGACGTGTTTTTCTGGCTGTCGCTGCGGGTACCGTGGTCAGCATAGGACTTCCCGGCGTTTTCGCCACCGTCGGCGCAGCCCGGCAACAGGAACTGGTCGAGGCGCTCAGACCGGATGGAAGACTCCGGGTCCCGCCGGGTCAGACCGCAATCGAGCATATTGAAGACATGGGCGGCAAGCCCGGCTCTCCTCAACCCGAGGATTTCAAATTGCGCGTCCATGGAGAAGTCGAACAACCCTTTACCCTCGACTACGAGGGGCTCATGGCCTTCGCGCAACAGGACTTCACCTGCGACGTCCACTGCGTGACCGGCTGGAGCCTGTTGGACTCAACCTGGCGGGGGGTGCCCATGGCCGCTGTCCTGAACCAGGCCCGCCCCTCCTCCGACGCGAAGTTCCTGGTCATTGAAGCCGCCCACGGATACACCACGAGCATCCCCATAGCAGAGGCCATGAAATCAAACGTGTTCCTGGCCCACACCCTGTTCGGCAGCCCCCTGCCCGGTCCCAACGGCGGCCCGGTACGCGCCGTGGTCCCGGACCGCTATTTTTACAAGAGCGCCAAATGGGTACAGGGGCTGAAGATCGTCTCAAAGGACGAACCCGGTTTCTGGGAGACGCGCGGCTACAGCAACTCCGCCGATCCGTGGAAGGAAGAGCGATACTCCCGCTCCAGCTAG
- a CDS encoding sigma-54 dependent transcriptional regulator: MARVLIIDDDKLILSGLSRCFGDLGHEILTADSLNAGLDTARAGVDVIYLDLNLPDGAGHMSINELSAAPGSPEVIVLTGLKDNFGAEETLTSGAWDYIQKPATPTILKSSLESALKYRRDKLASQAPARTFNDGGIVGTSPAMDRARQLMARAAESEAGVLILGETGAGKELAAQAIHRNSARRDKPFVVVDCSNLTETLLESVLYGHVKGAFTGASNDHQGLVAQADGGTLFLDEIGELPPALQKSFLRVLQEHRFRPVGSSREQTSDFRLMAATNRDLEEMTRAGTFRSDLLFRLRTLEIPLPPLRERGQDVGLLASHFAKAACDRYRLPPKQLSKQLDKVLRPYTWPGNVRELGNVMEAAVINAGQEPVIYPKHLPGHIRVSSLDKARPKRQPARAQTNQATDGPIQLYNDYKSLRDQAYFRQLMDICDFDIPEASRLSGLSVPSIYRHLSLAGIRRGKK; encoded by the coding sequence ATGGCACGTGTACTGATCATCGACGACGACAAACTCATCCTGAGCGGCCTGTCCCGCTGCTTCGGCGACCTGGGTCACGAAATCCTGACCGCAGACAGCCTGAACGCGGGCCTCGACACGGCCCGCGCCGGGGTGGACGTCATCTACCTGGACCTGAATCTCCCGGACGGGGCCGGTCACATGTCCATCAATGAACTGTCCGCCGCGCCCGGCAGCCCCGAGGTCATCGTCCTGACCGGTCTGAAAGACAATTTCGGAGCCGAGGAAACCCTGACCAGCGGGGCATGGGACTACATCCAGAAACCGGCCACCCCCACGATCCTCAAGTCGTCCCTGGAAAGCGCGCTCAAGTATCGCCGCGACAAGTTGGCGTCCCAGGCTCCTGCCCGGACATTCAACGATGGAGGCATTGTCGGCACCTCTCCGGCCATGGACCGGGCGCGCCAACTCATGGCCCGCGCGGCCGAGAGCGAAGCAGGCGTCCTCATCCTCGGCGAGACCGGCGCGGGCAAGGAACTGGCCGCCCAGGCCATCCACCGCAACAGCGCTCGGCGCGACAAGCCGTTCGTGGTGGTGGACTGCTCCAATCTGACCGAAACCCTGCTGGAAAGCGTGCTCTACGGCCACGTCAAGGGCGCGTTCACCGGTGCCTCCAACGACCATCAGGGCCTGGTGGCCCAAGCCGACGGAGGGACGCTTTTCCTTGACGAGATCGGCGAGCTGCCTCCGGCCCTGCAAAAATCCTTTTTGCGCGTGCTCCAGGAGCACCGCTTCCGGCCCGTTGGTTCCTCCCGCGAGCAGACCAGCGACTTCCGTCTCATGGCCGCCACCAACCGCGACCTGGAGGAAATGACCCGCGCCGGGACATTCCGCTCGGACCTGCTCTTCCGGCTGCGCACCCTGGAAATTCCGCTCCCGCCCCTGCGCGAACGTGGCCAGGATGTCGGCCTGCTCGCCAGTCACTTTGCCAAGGCGGCCTGCGACCGCTACCGCCTGCCCCCGAAACAGCTCTCCAAACAGCTCGACAAGGTCCTGCGCCCGTACACCTGGCCCGGCAACGTCCGCGAGTTGGGCAACGTGATGGAGGCGGCGGTCATCAATGCGGGGCAGGAGCCGGTCATCTACCCCAAACACCTGCCCGGTCACATCCGCGTCTCCTCCCTGGACAAGGCCCGCCCCAAGCGCCAGCCCGCCCGGGCACAGACGAACCAGGCCACGGACGGCCCCATCCAGCTGTACAATGACTACAAGTCCCTGCGCGACCAGGCCTACTTCCGCCAACTCATGGACATCTGCGACTTCGACATCCCCGAGGCCAGTCGGCTGTCGGGACTGAGCGTACCGAGCATATACCGCCACCTCTCCCTGGCAGGCATCCGACGCGGCAAGAAATAG
- a CDS encoding ATP-binding protein — protein sequence MKTPSDLQVFARLSPTPMAVLAADGTIIHANNAFSRLLPADAPFPEGRKLSSLPFRPCLLSPLEDGLAQVALTGTEQMVEIGDPTTPDREMVSCRLVPLPGGEIVIEVHRHAEVERLRTALRDEKVLRRQSDMLRERVRNLFFNVVNELPVFVYMQRRDYSVAYANKKTLAFYGDVGGRRCYQMFGGRDDPCPHCPTFRVFDTGEPVDWQFTDSEGRTFHIYDYPYEDVNGEPLVMELGVDITELKRVERELFQAQKMRAIGVLAGGIAHDLNNNLVPIIFNIDYALGKADGTPMEAPLSEALKAAYKASELVEQVLEYSRQQEVTRSPLHLTPLARESLAILHATLPDRVSLDMECTAINDCVLANPSQVQQVLLNLCRNAVQAMPNGGTLSVSLSNLHLDSRQEAPHTGVALGDHVVLTVADTGHGIEPSAVERIFEPFYTSKSKSGGTGMGLAVVHAIVSCNGGSIHVDSTPGRGTTFTVYMPCTATPETKTLAREPRPATRPTGRLLLVDDDAGALQAMQRVLRDAGYEVFTANNGNEGLKEFFRGKGRFELVVTDQSMPVMTGMEMAARILENVPDCKVVICTGHVEPQLEAQANRTGVAGFIMKPMSPRTLVENVNKFCS from the coding sequence ATGAAAACACCCTCCGACCTTCAGGTCTTTGCCCGGTTGAGCCCGACCCCCATGGCCGTGCTCGCCGCGGACGGAACGATCATCCACGCCAACAACGCGTTCAGCCGCCTGCTTCCAGCCGACGCGCCGTTTCCCGAGGGGCGTAAATTGAGCTCGCTCCCCTTCCGGCCTTGCCTGCTGTCCCCCCTGGAGGACGGATTGGCCCAGGTGGCCCTGACCGGAACCGAACAGATGGTGGAAATCGGAGACCCGACGACCCCGGACAGGGAGATGGTCTCCTGCCGACTGGTCCCCCTGCCCGGCGGCGAGATCGTTATCGAGGTTCACAGACACGCGGAAGTGGAGCGGCTTCGGACCGCCCTGCGCGACGAAAAAGTCCTGAGACGGCAGTCGGACATGCTTAGAGAACGAGTCCGCAACCTGTTCTTCAACGTGGTCAACGAACTGCCCGTGTTCGTGTACATGCAGCGACGCGACTATTCCGTTGCCTACGCCAACAAGAAGACACTGGCCTTTTACGGCGATGTCGGCGGACGGCGCTGCTACCAGATGTTCGGCGGGCGCGACGATCCCTGCCCTCACTGCCCGACATTCAGGGTCTTCGACACAGGCGAACCCGTGGACTGGCAGTTCACCGACAGCGAGGGCAGGACATTTCACATTTACGACTACCCATACGAGGACGTGAACGGAGAGCCCCTGGTCATGGAACTGGGGGTGGACATCACAGAACTGAAGCGGGTTGAGCGGGAGTTGTTCCAGGCCCAGAAGATGCGGGCCATCGGCGTGCTCGCAGGCGGTATCGCCCACGACCTGAACAACAACCTGGTGCCGATCATCTTTAATATCGACTACGCCCTGGGCAAGGCGGACGGCACCCCCATGGAGGCGCCCCTGTCCGAGGCGCTCAAGGCCGCGTACAAAGCCTCGGAACTGGTTGAGCAGGTCCTGGAATACAGCCGCCAGCAGGAGGTCACCCGCTCTCCCCTGCACCTGACCCCCCTGGCCCGGGAGAGCCTGGCCATCCTGCACGCCACCCTTCCGGACCGCGTAAGCCTGGATATGGAATGCACGGCCATAAACGACTGCGTCCTGGCCAACCCATCGCAGGTCCAGCAGGTCCTCCTGAATCTCTGCCGGAATGCGGTCCAGGCCATGCCCAACGGCGGCACCCTGTCGGTCAGCCTTTCCAATCTCCACCTGGACTCCCGCCAGGAGGCCCCGCACACCGGGGTCGCCCTGGGCGATCATGTGGTCCTGACCGTGGCGGACACCGGACACGGCATTGAACCGAGCGCGGTGGAACGCATCTTCGAGCCGTTCTACACCAGCAAGTCCAAGAGCGGAGGCACGGGCATGGGGCTGGCCGTCGTCCACGCCATCGTCTCCTGCAACGGCGGGTCCATCCACGTGGACTCCACGCCGGGCAGAGGAACAACTTTCACGGTCTACATGCCGTGTACCGCGACGCCCGAAACCAAGACCCTTGCCAGAGAGCCCCGCCCGGCCACCCGGCCCACGGGCCGCCTGCTGCTGGTGGACGACGACGCCGGGGCCCTGCAGGCCATGCAGCGCGTTCTGCGCGATGCAGGCTACGAGGTGTTCACCGCAAACAACGGGAACGAAGGGCTCAAGGAATTCTTCCGGGGAAAGGGACGATTCGAGCTGGTGGTCACGGACCAGTCCATGCCCGTCATGACCGGCATGGAAATGGCTGCCCGCATCCTTGAGAACGTCCCGGACTGCAAGGTGGTCATCTGCACCGGCCATGTTGAACCGCAGCTGGAGGCCCAGGCCAACAGGACCGGAGTGGCCGGTTTCATCATGAAGCCCATGTCGCCCCGGACACTGGTGGAGAACGTCAACAAATTCTGTTCATAG
- a CDS encoding glutamine synthetase family protein: MSLPKPNSIDSIKKQIRDNDIHFVRFEQADLYGVSRSKTVPVGAFMDYIENGLNFYGGLLGLDIQSMVPSGTGYAEEVAFEDHCTVPDLSTFTVLPWVPNTANITVDPYWYDGRPAMASPRLLLKKLIDEFDAMGYICRLGYEFEFYVLDKETKKPVYDGQPIFVTLKNNFDIDYTYDLMRKMDQAGVRIITQNSEHGPGQQEINLYYQDGLAAADTAFLYKMGCKEISLQHGYIATWLTKPFINSSASGSHFHISLIDKKTGKNAFNAPDGECGLSDLARDFLAGMLKHARANTVFTAPTVNCYKRYRVNSFAPHTATWGMENRTVGIRLKGCRGESTHFENRLACGGTNPYLLALSTLAAGLEGIRSKPELPDPVMGIAYEDDTLPRLPFTLDEAVEAFEQDTDLHAVLDPEFIKLVLAVKKFEIETAKAQFPDYGTPEFNNRVDPWEWDYYMELL; the protein is encoded by the coding sequence ATGAGCCTGCCAAAACCCAACTCAATCGACAGCATCAAGAAGCAGATTCGGGACAATGACATCCATTTTGTCCGTTTCGAGCAAGCGGATCTGTACGGCGTGTCCCGAAGCAAGACCGTGCCGGTCGGCGCATTCATGGACTACATAGAAAACGGTCTGAATTTCTACGGCGGGCTGCTCGGCCTGGACATTCAGTCCATGGTCCCCTCCGGCACCGGTTACGCCGAGGAAGTGGCCTTCGAAGATCACTGCACCGTGCCGGACCTGTCCACGTTCACCGTCCTGCCCTGGGTCCCCAACACGGCCAATATCACCGTGGACCCTTACTGGTACGACGGCCGCCCGGCCATGGCTTCCCCCCGCCTGTTGCTCAAGAAGCTCATCGATGAGTTCGACGCCATGGGCTACATTTGCCGCCTTGGCTACGAGTTCGAGTTCTACGTGCTCGACAAGGAGACGAAAAAGCCGGTTTACGACGGGCAGCCCATTTTCGTTACGCTCAAAAACAACTTCGACATAGACTACACCTACGATCTGATGCGCAAGATGGATCAGGCCGGGGTGCGCATCATCACCCAGAACTCGGAACACGGCCCGGGGCAGCAGGAGATCAACCTCTACTACCAGGACGGCCTGGCCGCCGCGGACACCGCCTTCCTCTACAAGATGGGCTGCAAGGAGATTTCCCTGCAACATGGCTACATCGCCACCTGGCTGACCAAGCCGTTCATCAACTCCAGTGCCTCCGGTTCCCATTTCCACATCTCTCTCATCGACAAAAAGACCGGCAAGAACGCCTTCAACGCCCCTGACGGCGAGTGCGGCCTGTCCGATCTGGCCCGCGACTTCCTGGCCGGTATGCTCAAGCACGCTCGGGCAAACACCGTTTTCACCGCGCCGACGGTCAACTGCTACAAGCGTTACCGGGTCAACTCCTTTGCGCCGCATACCGCCACCTGGGGTATGGAAAACCGCACCGTGGGCATCCGTCTGAAAGGGTGCCGGGGCGAGTCCACCCACTTCGAAAACCGTCTGGCCTGCGGCGGAACCAACCCGTACCTCCTGGCTCTGTCCACCCTGGCCGCCGGTCTGGAAGGCATCCGCTCCAAACCCGAGCTGCCCGATCCGGTCATGGGCATCGCCTACGAGGACGACACCCTGCCCAGGCTGCCGTTCACCCTGGATGAGGCCGTTGAAGCCTTTGAACAGGACACCGATCTGCACGCCGTGCTCGATCCGGAATTCATCAAGCTGGTTCTGGCCGTGAAGAAGTTCGAGATCGAGACCGCCAAGGCCCAGTTCCCGGACTACGGCACCCCGGAATTCAACAACCGCGTCGATCCCTGGGAATGGGACTACTACATGGAACTTCTCTAG